One genomic window of Dehalococcoidia bacterium includes the following:
- a CDS encoding DinB family protein: MRPVPEYDAKSWLLKALRETAHAMESLLWNLDDGLDRRPADDEWSCVELVNHMMEMERRYIERLERIVRMDEPRIAAFDGDSIASEIRPDPTMAFDLMDEFGVLRRQAVYLLWSLDDGDWDRKGMHPYLGALTITQVAREMNEHDLAHLWQLRRLCDAFAAASV; the protein is encoded by the coding sequence ATGCGCCCCGTCCCCGAATACGACGCGAAGAGTTGGCTGCTCAAGGCGCTGCGCGAAACTGCGCACGCCATGGAGTCGCTCCTTTGGAATCTCGATGACGGGCTCGACCGCCGTCCCGCCGATGACGAATGGTCGTGCGTCGAACTCGTGAACCACATGATGGAGATGGAGCGTCGCTACATCGAGCGGCTCGAGCGCATAGTCCGTATGGATGAGCCCCGCATCGCGGCGTTCGATGGTGACTCGATCGCGTCCGAGATTCGGCCTGACCCCACCATGGCCTTCGACCTGATGGACGAGTTCGGAGTGCTGCGCAGGCAGGCCGTCTACCTGCTATGGTCGCTCGACGATGGCGATTGGGACCGCAAAGGCATGCACCCGTACCTCGGAGCGCTCACGATCACGCAAGTCGCGCGTGAGATGAACGAACACGACCTGGCGCACCTCTGGCAACTCCGCCGCCTCTGCGACGCCTTCGCCGCAGCATCCGTCTGA
- a CDS encoding site-2 protease family protein, translating into MTSSFRLGRLFGVEIGAHWSWIFIFLVVTWSFATGVLEYYYEDWSAAQRWTGAVVVSTVFFLSVLIHEMSHAVVSNRLGLPVRSITLFIFGGAANLSKEPEKPGDEFKIAIVGPATSLALGALFAAGWAVLYPFDDGIAGLSAYMALINVSLAIFNMLPGFPLDGGRVFRSIVWSRNGDRLRATSTASRVGEWLAYGIMALGLVQVFFGNLVGGLWFMFIGFFLRGAASASYEQLLMETTLSGIRVDEVMRKDIPSVGPEMTVEELVHDGIMRTNARAFMVIGGDDLAGLVTLTDVRKVPREEWASTSVYRAMTPAGQLHTVAPGQCLADVLHIMVERDVNQLPVVRGREPVGMLDRGDVMRFIQIRRELGEGASEGNEPAGQPKDRRQPQGA; encoded by the coding sequence ATGACGAGTTCCTTCAGACTCGGGCGATTATTCGGCGTCGAGATCGGCGCCCACTGGAGTTGGATCTTCATCTTCCTCGTCGTCACGTGGTCGTTCGCGACGGGGGTGCTGGAGTACTACTACGAGGACTGGTCGGCGGCGCAGCGTTGGACGGGCGCGGTGGTTGTCTCCACGGTGTTCTTCCTGTCGGTACTGATCCACGAAATGTCGCACGCGGTCGTGTCGAACAGGCTCGGACTGCCGGTGCGAAGCATCACGCTCTTCATCTTCGGCGGCGCGGCGAACCTTTCGAAAGAGCCGGAGAAACCGGGTGACGAATTCAAGATCGCGATCGTCGGGCCGGCGACGAGCCTCGCGCTGGGGGCGCTGTTCGCGGCCGGGTGGGCGGTCCTCTACCCGTTCGACGACGGCATCGCCGGGCTAAGCGCGTACATGGCGCTGATCAACGTGTCGCTGGCGATCTTCAACATGCTGCCCGGCTTTCCGCTCGATGGCGGCCGCGTATTTCGCTCGATCGTGTGGTCGCGGAATGGCGACCGGCTGCGCGCGACGAGCACGGCGTCACGCGTCGGAGAGTGGCTGGCGTACGGGATCATGGCGCTGGGACTTGTGCAGGTGTTCTTCGGGAACCTTGTCGGCGGACTGTGGTTCATGTTCATCGGCTTCTTCCTGCGCGGAGCGGCGAGCGCCAGCTACGAGCAACTCCTGATGGAAACGACGCTGAGCGGCATCCGCGTCGATGAGGTGATGCGGAAGGACATCCCCTCCGTCGGTCCCGAGATGACGGTCGAGGAACTGGTGCACGATGGCATCATGCGCACGAACGCGCGGGCGTTCATGGTGATCGGCGGCGACGATTTGGCGGGCCTGGTTACGCTGACCGACGTCCGGAAGGTGCCGCGCGAGGAGTGGGCGTCGACGAGTGTGTACCGGGCGATGACGCCGGCGGGTCAGCTGCACACGGTCGCGCCCGGTCAGTGCCTGGCAGACGTGCTGCACATCATGGTCGAGCGCGATGTCAACCAACTGCCGGTCGTGCGCGGTCGCGAGCCCGTCGGGATGCTCGACCGCGGCGACGTGATGCGCTTCATCCAGATCCGGCGTGAGTTAGGCGAAGGCGCGAGTGAGGGCAACGAGCCGGCGGGGCAGCCGAAGGACCGGCGGCAGCCGCAAGGGGCCTAA
- the priA gene encoding primosomal protein N', giving the protein MPQLFAEVAVNSTFPHRQTFSYAVPDGLDVRPGHAAYVPFGRLTLQGIVLDVHTTPVFSEPEKIRELRSLIGETPLLDEDRVALANWIADYCIAPVFDAVALMLPPGFERKPLTIVRPLVDADEVAGLDLPARQQEAIAEIAKHASIDVDALREKLSFKAVEPVVAQLERRDLVVREYALQRPRIGRKTVDIAALAMPRSAAEARVALEEPPKHSRRAAVLERLLERRAISDVEAQRLAGSRANLERLVRANDVRRDRDGHNIELAIAREEALAEIASMRRTRRAEQALAAIARLDVQGAQPISALRTDAGVDAAIVRWLRDIGVVTLDTETVQRDPLGHIPVARRRPAELLPAQAVAAEAICAAIDQKQARTFLLHGVTGGGKTEVYLQALDHCIARGRRAIVMVPEIALTPQTVRRFRERCERVAVLHSGLSDGEMFDQWHGIFEGKYDVVIGARSAVFAPQPELGVIIIDEEHEWTYKQHDPQPRYHSRTVAIELARLKGATVVLGSATPDVESYARAQSDGYTLLTLPERIRPVLAPDGSVRIEASMGMPQIAVVNMADELHAGNRSMFSRALQTGIAAALAADEQVILFLNRRGLAGHVQCRDCGFVPQCPNCAVALTYHRQYDRLVCHQCNRQQRLPATCRQCGSPRVRLVGVGVEKVEAEAARAFPHARLLRWDHDVTRGRHAHEQILAKFLAHDADILIGTQMLAKGLDMPAVTLVGVVNADVGLHLPDFRAGERTFQLLTQVAGRAGRGERDGRVIIQTYQPDHYAIDSASRYDYEGLAAAELESRQVAGYPPFARLVRMSFTHPNARYAREEALRMQRALSLRRSEFGSDDEIIGPAPAYVPRVRGRWRWQLTIRGRDPAALVRGFVLPPHWSVDVDPGSLA; this is encoded by the coding sequence ATGCCACAACTGTTTGCCGAAGTTGCCGTCAATTCGACGTTTCCGCACCGTCAGACGTTCAGCTACGCCGTGCCCGACGGGCTTGACGTGCGGCCGGGGCACGCCGCCTATGTGCCGTTCGGCCGGCTGACGCTGCAGGGCATCGTGCTGGACGTGCACACGACGCCGGTGTTCTCCGAGCCGGAGAAGATTCGCGAGCTCAGGTCGCTGATCGGCGAGACACCGCTGCTCGACGAGGACCGCGTCGCGCTCGCGAACTGGATCGCCGATTACTGCATCGCGCCGGTGTTCGACGCGGTGGCGTTGATGCTGCCGCCGGGGTTCGAGCGCAAGCCGTTGACGATCGTGCGCCCGCTCGTAGACGCGGATGAAGTGGCCGGACTCGATCTGCCCGCGCGACAACAGGAGGCGATCGCCGAGATCGCGAAGCACGCATCGATAGACGTCGATGCGCTGCGGGAAAAGCTGTCCTTCAAAGCCGTGGAGCCCGTAGTGGCGCAACTCGAGCGCAGGGATCTCGTCGTGCGCGAATATGCGCTGCAGCGGCCGCGCATTGGGCGCAAGACCGTCGACATAGCCGCCCTGGCGATGCCGCGCAGCGCGGCGGAGGCGCGCGTCGCGCTCGAAGAGCCGCCAAAGCACTCGCGGCGCGCTGCGGTGCTGGAGCGCCTGCTGGAACGGCGCGCTATCTCCGATGTTGAAGCACAGCGCCTCGCTGGAAGCCGCGCTAATCTCGAACGGCTCGTCCGCGCGAATGACGTGCGCCGCGACCGCGATGGCCACAACATTGAACTCGCTATCGCACGCGAAGAGGCGCTCGCGGAAATCGCGTCGATGCGGCGCACGAGGCGCGCGGAGCAAGCGCTGGCCGCCATCGCGCGGTTGGATGTTCAGGGAGCGCAGCCGATTTCGGCTCTGCGCACCGATGCCGGCGTCGACGCGGCGATCGTGCGGTGGCTACGCGACATCGGCGTGGTGACGCTCGATACGGAGACGGTGCAGCGCGACCCGCTTGGCCACATTCCCGTAGCGAGGCGCCGTCCCGCAGAGCTACTGCCCGCGCAGGCGGTCGCCGCGGAGGCGATCTGCGCTGCGATCGACCAGAAGCAAGCGCGAACGTTTCTCCTGCATGGCGTCACCGGCGGCGGCAAGACCGAGGTGTATTTGCAGGCGCTCGACCATTGCATCGCACGCGGGCGGCGGGCCATCGTCATGGTGCCGGAGATTGCGCTGACGCCGCAGACCGTGCGTCGCTTCCGCGAGCGGTGCGAGCGAGTCGCCGTGCTGCACAGCGGCCTCAGTGACGGCGAGATGTTCGACCAGTGGCACGGCATCTTCGAGGGGAAGTATGACGTCGTCATTGGTGCGCGATCGGCGGTCTTCGCGCCGCAGCCCGAACTGGGCGTCATCATCATTGACGAGGAGCACGAATGGACGTATAAGCAGCACGATCCGCAACCGCGCTATCATTCGCGCACCGTCGCGATTGAACTGGCGCGGCTGAAGGGCGCGACCGTGGTGCTCGGCAGCGCAACACCCGACGTCGAGTCGTACGCGCGCGCGCAGAGTGACGGGTACACGCTGCTGACGCTGCCGGAGCGCATACGCCCGGTCCTGGCACCGGACGGCAGCGTACGGATCGAAGCATCCATGGGTATGCCGCAGATCGCTGTGGTGAACATGGCGGACGAACTGCACGCGGGCAATCGGAGCATGTTCAGCCGCGCGCTTCAGACAGGCATCGCGGCTGCGCTGGCGGCAGACGAGCAGGTGATCCTGTTTCTCAACCGGCGCGGGCTCGCGGGGCATGTGCAGTGCCGGGATTGCGGCTTCGTGCCTCAATGCCCGAACTGCGCCGTTGCGTTGACGTATCACCGGCAATACGACCGGCTGGTCTGCCACCAGTGCAACCGCCAGCAACGGTTGCCCGCCACGTGCCGGCAGTGTGGAAGTCCGCGCGTGCGGCTGGTGGGCGTGGGCGTCGAGAAAGTGGAGGCGGAAGCGGCGCGTGCGTTCCCGCACGCCCGGCTCTTGCGCTGGGACCACGACGTGACGCGCGGGCGTCATGCGCACGAGCAGATTCTCGCGAAGTTCCTGGCACACGATGCCGACATCCTCATCGGCACGCAGATGCTCGCGAAAGGGCTGGACATGCCTGCCGTGACGCTCGTCGGCGTCGTCAATGCGGACGTCGGGTTGCACTTGCCTGACTTTCGCGCCGGCGAGCGCACGTTCCAGTTGCTCACACAGGTGGCAGGACGGGCAGGACGCGGCGAACGCGACGGCCGCGTCATTATCCAGACATACCAGCCGGACCACTATGCCATCGACTCGGCTTCGCGCTACGACTACGAGGGGCTTGCGGCGGCGGAACTGGAATCGCGACAGGTCGCTGGCTATCCGCCGTTCGCGCGGCTCGTGCGCATGTCGTTCACGCATCCGAACGCGCGCTACGCGCGTGAAGAAGCGCTGCGCATGCAGCGGGCGCTATCGCTGAGGCGCAGCGAGTTCGGGTCGGACGACGAGATCATCGGGCCGGCGCCGGCGTACGTACCCCGCGTGCGCGGCCGATGGCGCTGGCAACTCACGATACGCGGCCGCGATCCGGCGGCGCTGGTGCGCGGCTTCGTGCTGCCGCCTCATTGGTCTGTAGACGTCGATCCCGGGAGTCTTGCCTAG
- a CDS encoding RluA family pseudouridine synthase yields MIADRAGERLDVFVARMLPGLTRSRVQKLIDDGYVVVTGVRAKPALRLELGQTVQVDLPAPVQARAEPERIPLDIIFEDADLLVINKPAGMTVHPAPGHPAATLVNAILAHADDLSGIGGVLRPGIVHRLDRDTSGVILVAKNDAAHNALARQLKARTVEKTYMAVVEGTPKPAEGVIDAPIARDPRNRQRMAIVENGRASVTAYKVIERFRGYSLIEARPKTGRTHQIRVHLAAIGHPIVGDRVYGKAVAFVPRQFLHAYRIEFDDQRTHARVEYEAPLPDDLAKALAHLRSSG; encoded by the coding sequence TTGATTGCCGATAGGGCGGGCGAGCGGCTCGATGTCTTCGTCGCGCGCATGCTGCCCGGCCTCACGCGATCGCGCGTCCAGAAGCTGATCGATGATGGCTACGTCGTTGTGACCGGCGTCCGCGCGAAGCCGGCCTTGCGGCTGGAATTGGGCCAGACCGTGCAGGTCGACCTCCCCGCTCCCGTCCAAGCGCGCGCGGAACCCGAAAGGATCCCGCTCGACATCATCTTCGAGGACGCAGACCTGCTCGTCATCAACAAGCCCGCCGGCATGACCGTGCACCCCGCACCCGGCCACCCCGCCGCGACGCTCGTCAATGCCATCCTCGCCCACGCCGACGATCTCTCCGGCATCGGCGGCGTCCTGCGTCCCGGCATTGTGCACCGGCTCGACCGCGACACGTCCGGAGTCATCCTGGTCGCCAAGAACGACGCGGCGCACAACGCCCTCGCGCGCCAGCTCAAGGCGCGGACGGTCGAAAAGACCTACATGGCAGTCGTCGAGGGCACGCCGAAACCGGCTGAAGGTGTCATTGATGCACCGATCGCCCGCGATCCGCGCAACCGTCAGCGCATGGCGATCGTCGAGAACGGACGCGCATCGGTGACGGCGTACAAGGTCATCGAGCGCTTTCGCGGCTACTCGCTCATCGAAGCACGCCCGAAGACGGGACGGACCCACCAGATCCGCGTCCACCTCGCCGCCATCGGCCACCCGATCGTCGGGGATCGTGTGTATGGCAAGGCGGTGGCCTTCGTACCACGCCAGTTCCTGCATGCCTACCGCATCGAATTCGACGATCAGCGGACGCACGCGCGCGTCGAATACGAAGCGCCGCTGCCGGATGATCTCGCCAAGGCACTGGCCCATCTGCGATCGTCCGGCTGA
- a CDS encoding thioredoxin family protein produces the protein MVQQKESVVTPERYAQGMTYEQYVGSIERNRARFQENYDGTTVQDDDVAALKGLMQKAGGPAKMLVLGEDWCPDVFRGMPVFARVAEATGMELRVFPRDQHKDIMAQFLKDGEFESIPVTVFYTKDMEYIAHFIERPVLANEQMHELAPMYLRMRKPDKTPEEAEAAKQEYIAFQNGPTWGGWRQETIKEVIRALEERVR, from the coding sequence GTGGTGCAGCAGAAGGAATCCGTCGTGACGCCGGAGCGCTACGCTCAGGGCATGACGTACGAGCAGTACGTTGGCTCGATCGAGCGCAATCGGGCGCGGTTCCAGGAGAACTACGACGGTACGACGGTCCAGGACGATGATGTGGCGGCGCTGAAGGGGCTGATGCAGAAGGCAGGCGGGCCGGCGAAAATGCTGGTACTGGGCGAGGACTGGTGTCCGGACGTCTTCCGTGGGATGCCGGTATTCGCGCGCGTCGCGGAGGCCACCGGCATGGAGTTGCGCGTCTTCCCGCGCGACCAGCACAAGGACATCATGGCGCAGTTCCTGAAGGACGGTGAATTCGAGTCGATCCCCGTGACCGTCTTTTACACGAAGGACATGGAGTACATCGCACACTTCATCGAGCGGCCGGTGCTCGCGAATGAGCAGATGCACGAGCTTGCGCCGATGTACCTGCGCATGCGGAAGCCCGACAAGACGCCAGAAGAAGCTGAGGCCGCGAAGCAGGAGTACATCGCGTTCCAAAACGGGCCGACCTGGGGTGGCTGGCGGCAAGAGACCATCAAGGAAGTGATCAGGGCGCTGGAAGAGCGCGTGCGCTAG
- a CDS encoding cupin, translating into MKIFRFDRGVAHHIAQFESSFEHQFLAIARGGEVRISIMYLGAGDRVGRHEARIAQLFAVVQGNGRVEAAGARTPIASGRAAFWGAGESHAAGTDTGMVAIVVEGNSLGPDAALAQMVD; encoded by the coding sequence ATGAAGATCTTTCGCTTCGACCGCGGCGTCGCGCATCACATCGCTCAGTTCGAAAGCTCGTTCGAGCATCAGTTTCTCGCGATCGCCCGCGGAGGTGAAGTGCGTATTTCGATCATGTACCTCGGCGCCGGCGATCGTGTCGGACGCCATGAGGCACGGATCGCGCAGCTCTTTGCCGTCGTGCAAGGCAATGGTCGGGTCGAAGCGGCAGGGGCACGCACGCCGATTGCCTCCGGTCGCGCGGCGTTCTGGGGTGCGGGCGAGTCACACGCCGCTGGCACTGATACCGGAATGGTCGCGATCGTCGTCGAGGGCAACAGTCTGGGTCCCGATGCGGCGCTGGCCCAAATGGTTGACTAG
- the def gene encoding peptide deformylase gives MGIVPIRIAGDPVLREKAKRVKKIDASIQRLIDDMIDTMRAAPGIGLAAPQIGVSLRVIVIETPDDGLLPLINAEIVKHSGERRLMEGCLSVPGYQAEINRSKQVTVKALDREGKEVRIKAVDSLLAQALEHEIDHINGILYIDYLESADELIPVRPSIDDGSPAEAEVTLV, from the coding sequence ATGGGCATTGTGCCGATTCGCATTGCAGGCGACCCTGTCCTGCGTGAAAAAGCGAAACGAGTGAAGAAGATCGACGCATCGATTCAGCGCCTGATCGACGACATGATCGATACCATGCGCGCCGCGCCTGGTATCGGCCTCGCCGCTCCGCAGATCGGCGTATCGCTGCGCGTCATTGTCATCGAGACGCCGGACGACGGGCTGCTTCCATTGATCAACGCCGAGATCGTCAAACATTCCGGGGAGCGCCGCCTGATGGAAGGCTGTCTCTCGGTGCCTGGCTACCAGGCCGAGATCAATCGCTCGAAGCAGGTAACTGTCAAGGCGCTCGACCGCGAAGGCAAAGAGGTCAGGATCAAGGCCGTAGATTCACTACTCGCGCAGGCGCTCGAGCACGAGATCGACCACATCAATGGCATCCTGTACATCGACTACCTGGAAAGCGCCGACGAACTCATCCCCGTG
- the rplS gene encoding 50S ribosomal protein L19 yields the protein MDVSNLIEREENTNIEPFGPGDTVRVSAKVVEGERERTQVFEGVVIRRNKGGAGANFTVRRIAHGVGVERTFNLHSPRLEKVQVMRQGRVRRARLYYLRGLTGKAARIKEKARPTV from the coding sequence ATGGATGTCAGCAACCTCATTGAACGCGAAGAGAACACGAACATCGAGCCGTTCGGCCCGGGGGACACCGTGCGCGTGAGCGCAAAGGTGGTCGAGGGGGAGCGCGAACGGACACAGGTGTTCGAAGGCGTCGTTATCCGCCGCAACAAGGGCGGCGCCGGCGCGAATTTCACGGTTCGCCGCATCGCGCATGGCGTGGGTGTCGAGCGGACGTTCAACCTGCACTCTCCGCGCCTCGAGAAGGTGCAGGTGATGCGCCAGGGGCGGGTGCGGCGGGCGCGGTTGTACTATCTGCGCGGCCTGACAGGCAAGGCCGCCCGCATCAAGGAGAAGGCACGACCGACCGTGTAA
- a CDS encoding histidine phosphatase family protein, producing the protein MRQLFLIRHASPVVQPESAPRDWPLSERGIEEARALAKLAHTWELEAIYTSSEAKARNTGLIIADALGLVANVVDGFDELRMPDWIGNADEFNDAVRAVLEDGAGAPRGAERAAQAAHRFAAGVALVSQGEFPAAVVSHGRVLTAWLARTIGLEDPYEAWRTMPMPGWACVDLDAPQIGFITPFS; encoded by the coding sequence ATGCGCCAGCTGTTTCTCATTCGACACGCATCTCCGGTGGTCCAACCGGAAAGCGCGCCCCGCGATTGGCCGCTGTCGGAGCGTGGCATTGAAGAAGCGCGGGCGCTTGCGAAGCTCGCGCATACGTGGGAGCTGGAGGCGATCTACACGAGCAGCGAAGCGAAGGCGCGCAACACGGGCCTGATCATCGCAGACGCGCTCGGACTCGTTGCAAACGTCGTCGACGGCTTCGACGAGTTGCGGATGCCGGACTGGATCGGCAATGCCGATGAGTTCAACGACGCCGTGCGGGCGGTCCTGGAAGACGGAGCGGGTGCGCCGAGAGGGGCGGAGCGCGCCGCGCAGGCTGCGCACCGCTTCGCCGCCGGCGTCGCGCTGGTCAGCCAGGGTGAGTTCCCGGCCGCAGTCGTCTCGCATGGACGCGTGCTGACGGCGTGGCTCGCGCGGACCATCGGGCTGGAGGATCCGTACGAGGCATGGCGGACCATGCCGATGCCCGGCTGGGCGTGCGTCGACCTCGATGCTCCGCAGATCGGTTTCATCACGCCGTTTAGCTAG
- a CDS encoding uracil-DNA glycosylase encodes MHHAHVLGEASGTLQARVLFVAEAVGRRGGAITGVPLTRDESGKRFTRFLEAAGIARSESFITNAVLCNPIDERQRNRAPTSKEVARCRPFLTRTLEIVRPRVVVTLGQVALESLRAIAPHDAHLRSDIGRPVAWHGRWLVPMYHPGRQSTLHRAHDAQMQDWRRLGPLIRGLTGGPRPPIGSATAGRNKQTLRV; translated from the coding sequence ATGCATCATGCGCACGTGCTGGGCGAAGCGAGCGGCACGTTGCAGGCACGAGTATTGTTCGTCGCCGAGGCGGTGGGGCGGCGCGGCGGGGCGATCACCGGCGTGCCGCTGACACGCGATGAGTCCGGTAAGCGCTTCACGAGATTCCTCGAGGCCGCGGGCATCGCACGGAGCGAGAGCTTCATCACGAACGCGGTGCTCTGCAATCCGATCGACGAGAGGCAACGCAACCGGGCACCGACGTCGAAAGAGGTCGCGCGGTGCCGGCCGTTCCTCACGCGGACGCTCGAGATCGTGCGGCCGCGCGTAGTAGTAACGCTTGGACAGGTCGCGCTCGAGTCGTTGCGGGCGATCGCGCCACACGACGCACATCTTCGCAGCGACATCGGACGCCCGGTCGCGTGGCACGGGCGCTGGCTGGTGCCGATGTACCACCCCGGACGCCAGTCGACGCTGCACCGCGCGCACGACGCGCAGATGCAGGACTGGCGGCGGCTGGGGCCGTTGATACGGGGGCTCACGGGCGGGCCCCGGCCACCGATCGGGTCGGCGACGGCGGGTCGCAACAAACAGACTCTCCGCGTCTAG
- the lspA gene encoding signal peptidase II — protein sequence MDSPRRATSLTDRIASRWRNDLVFFAIAAVIIALDQLTKWLVRSNLSYGETWPENSDALVRIIHVTNSGAAFGILQGQTPFLIITSMLGLAAILLYYIYPPMDHGLVRVALGLQLGGAIGNLIDRVRLGEVTDFVDVGSFPTFNVADSAITVSIIAVLAFFFLQEAQGPGEHGPPDDAGKAPAADD from the coding sequence GTGGATTCCCCTCGACGCGCCACTTCGCTCACCGACCGCATCGCCTCCCGATGGCGCAACGACCTTGTGTTCTTCGCCATCGCCGCCGTCATCATCGCGCTCGATCAACTGACAAAGTGGCTCGTCCGCTCGAACCTGTCCTACGGTGAGACGTGGCCTGAGAACAGCGATGCCCTCGTCCGGATCATCCACGTCACGAACAGCGGCGCCGCCTTCGGCATCCTCCAGGGCCAGACGCCTTTCCTCATCATCACGAGCATGCTCGGGCTGGCCGCGATCCTCCTGTACTACATCTATCCGCCGATGGATCACGGACTCGTTCGTGTCGCGCTCGGCCTGCAGCTGGGCGGTGCCATCGGCAATCTCATCGACCGCGTGCGGCTCGGCGAGGTGACGGACTTCGTCGATGTCGGCAGCTTCCCGACGTTCAACGTCGCTGACTCCGCGATCACGGTCAGCATCATCGCGGTGCTGGCGTTCTTCTTCCTCCAGGAAGCGCAGGGACCCGGCGAGCACGGCCCTCCCGACGATGCCGGAAAAGCGCCGGCCGCCGACGACTAG